In Planctomicrobium piriforme, a single genomic region encodes these proteins:
- a CDS encoding class I SAM-dependent methyltransferase, which yields MLNDPILPKDVDAGQAVYSRRVLSLYDVLVLGLSNRFIWKCPTSRLVQLYNDHVSANHLDVGVGTGFFLDKCRFPSTSPRLVLMDLNENCLAATAQRVARYSPQTVRRNVLESVDIDGAKFDSIGLNYVLHCLPGRLADKCVVFDHLRPLLNDGGVVFGSTLLSQGIHRGFAARRLMAAYNGKGIFSNSEDSLDELQRQLAARFGDWSVEVAGCAAIFSARK from the coding sequence ATGCTAAACGACCCAATTTTGCCAAAGGACGTCGACGCCGGGCAGGCGGTTTATTCCCGCCGGGTGTTGTCGCTCTACGACGTGCTGGTACTCGGTCTTTCCAATCGTTTCATCTGGAAGTGCCCCACCTCGCGCCTCGTGCAACTCTATAACGACCACGTCTCGGCAAACCACCTGGACGTAGGGGTCGGGACAGGTTTCTTTCTCGACAAGTGCCGTTTTCCGTCAACGAGCCCCCGGCTGGTGCTGATGGACCTGAATGAGAATTGTCTGGCGGCGACGGCGCAGCGGGTCGCGCGATATTCTCCCCAAACAGTGCGGAGAAATGTTCTGGAATCCGTCGACATTGACGGTGCGAAGTTCGATTCCATCGGCCTCAACTACGTCTTGCATTGTCTGCCTGGCAGGCTCGCTGACAAATGCGTCGTCTTCGACCATCTGCGACCGCTGTTAAACGACGGCGGCGTGGTCTTCGGGTCGACGCTGTTGTCGCAGGGAATTCATCGTGGATTCGCAGCCCGTCGTCTCATGGCAGCTTACAACGGGAAAGGGATCTTTTCGAATTCCGAGGATTCCCTGGACGAACTCCAGCGGCAACTGGCGGCCAGGTTTGGTGATTGGAGCGTCGAAGTTGCAGGCTGTGCGGCGATTTTCAGTGCGAGGAAATGA
- a CDS encoding alpha/beta hydrolase, whose translation MSRRLLIAGFYFASLAIVALVTAFLTRNFTGLGPVPERSAFAGRLPSTPDGDRRRFQMFYATNRDTSDPATFAERGSKLGNTISTGVFDVRIAPSMPIKPFVWFDSEQMEWAGQKELPEQEFLEQLRTAVAASPNKSVLVIVWGFRDWFRSAALKTAYTAFALDINTPIIMFDWPGNQGEGPNGYMASRQASEASAPALGQFLTKVQRESGAERVWLMGSSLGCQTIADSFKWLQSQPELIAGLPKIDHVVLAAPDVSAQAFDDKFADSIKALSRYLTVYVSSNDKALLMSHWLNRDRRLGRLAEISVPPEERASQYQLEEGLELLDLQAEEGLSNLSMVDATPINLTRNLHHFFTDSPEFFDDLYRHLLQPDSMVSRRLHALRAGEGRNYWILWND comes from the coding sequence TTGTCTCGTCGACTGCTGATCGCCGGGTTTTATTTTGCTTCGCTGGCAATCGTTGCCCTCGTGACCGCTTTCCTGACTCGCAACTTCACCGGCCTGGGGCCTGTTCCAGAGCGTTCGGCATTCGCAGGCCGATTGCCGAGTACGCCTGACGGCGACCGGCGTCGATTCCAGATGTTCTACGCGACGAATCGCGACACCAGCGATCCAGCCACCTTCGCAGAGCGCGGGAGCAAACTGGGGAACACGATTTCTACCGGCGTCTTTGACGTGCGGATCGCTCCCTCAATGCCGATCAAACCGTTCGTCTGGTTCGACTCCGAACAAATGGAATGGGCGGGCCAGAAGGAACTGCCGGAGCAGGAATTTCTGGAGCAACTGCGAACGGCTGTCGCCGCGTCTCCAAACAAGTCGGTGCTGGTCATCGTGTGGGGATTTCGAGACTGGTTTCGATCGGCGGCGCTCAAGACCGCATACACGGCTTTTGCGCTCGACATCAATACGCCGATCATCATGTTCGACTGGCCTGGCAATCAGGGTGAAGGCCCCAACGGTTACATGGCCTCGCGCCAAGCCTCCGAAGCCTCCGCGCCGGCACTCGGACAATTTCTGACGAAAGTGCAGCGTGAATCCGGGGCGGAACGAGTCTGGCTCATGGGGAGCAGCCTCGGTTGCCAGACGATTGCCGACAGCTTCAAGTGGCTGCAGTCGCAGCCAGAACTCATTGCAGGCTTGCCGAAAATCGACCATGTCGTACTGGCCGCACCGGATGTCTCGGCCCAGGCGTTTGACGACAAGTTCGCCGACAGCATCAAGGCGCTGTCACGTTACTTGACGGTCTACGTCAGTTCGAACGACAAGGCCCTGCTGATGAGCCACTGGCTCAATCGCGATCGCCGGCTCGGGCGGCTCGCAGAGATTTCGGTCCCACCGGAAGAACGGGCCAGCCAGTATCAGCTTGAAGAAGGGCTCGAACTCCTCGATCTGCAGGCCGAAGAAGGGCTCAGCAATCTGTCGATGGTCGATGCGACGCCAATCAATCTGACGAGAAACCTGCACCACTTCTTCACGGACTCGCCGGAGTTCTTCGACGATTTGTATCGCCACCTGCTGCAGCCAGACAGCATGGTCAGCCGCCGCTTGCATGCTCTGCGTGCCGGTGAAGGGCGGAACTATTGGATTCTGTGGAATGACTGA